The window TCTAAAAAGTGTGTTTCAAAACAAAGAGGCGCTTCATGAAGTTGATAAGCGAGTGGCTAGATGGCTTTTAGATTGTAAGATTCCTTTCAATGCGATTATGTCACCCTTTTTTCAAGATATGTTGGATGGTGTTGCTGGCATTGGGCCTGGTTATAAAGGTCCTTCTTATGATACATTGAGGGTTAACTTATTAGCCGATCTTAAAAGGGAGTGTCAAATGGTTGTTGATAGCTATAGGTTTGCTTGGAAAGAAACTGGATGTACTCTCATGGCTGATGGTTGGACAGATCAAAGGCAAAGAACGTTGattaattttttggtttattgTTCGAAAAGGTTGTGCTTTGTGAAATCTGTAGATGCTTCAAGTATGGTTAAAAATGCTTCAAGCTTGTGTGACTTGTTTTTAGAGGTGATTGAATGGATTGGACCTGATAATATTGTTCATGTAGTGACAGATAATGCCGCGAATTATGTTGCTGTTGGTAGGCTTATtaataagaaatttgaaaatattcaCTGGTCACCTTGTGCTGCTCATTACTTGAATCTTATTCTAAAAGATATAAGCAGCATGCCACATATTTCTAACCTTGCAACACGTGCTTCGAAGATTACCGTGTTTGTATATAATCATACGGTGTTCTTGTCCTGGCTAATACAAAGAACTGATTGGAGGGAAATTGTTCATCCAGGTGCAACTCATTTTGCCACTGTCTTCATCACATTGATGAGTATCTTTGAGCGCAAATTGGATTTACAATCATTGGTTATTGATAAACACTTTACCGGACAGAAATTAGGAAGGAGTGCTAATGGTAGAGCTGTGAGTGCAATTATCCTAGACAATAAATTTTGGGATGAATGCTTTATTGCATGCCAAATTGTGAGTCCGTTGATTAAATTGCTGAGGTTGGTAGATGCCGATGATAAACCATCATTGGGAATTGTTTATGAAGGTATGCTGAGGTCAGAAAATGGAATCAAAGAAATGTTCAAGCATAGGAAAGCTGCATATCAACCTTACACAGAGATTATCAACTCAAGATGGGAcaaacatttgaaaaaaaaatcttcacGCAGCAGCTTATTTCTTGAATCCTGGTTGCTTTTTTCTGAAAATTATAGAGAAGCACCTAATGTCATGCAAGCTTTACTTGATCTTGTTACATTGAATTGCAAGGTTAATAATTTAGATTCAGTTGAGGCAATGAAAGAAATACACATATATAGAGATCAAAAGGAAAGCTTTGATAGGCCTGAAGCTGTTCGAGCTACAAAAAAACTTCAACCTGTTAATAATATCTGTTTGACAATAAGctttagttatttagttattttatgttttggtttccttaatttgataactaatacTTGAGATATAGGATTGTAACTTGTAGATGAATGGTGGAGGTTGTTTGGTGGTTCTGCTCCATGCTTACAAAACATGGCAGTTCGCATTCTTAGCCAAGCAACTGCTTCTTCAGGGTGTGAAAGGAATTGGAGTCTTTTTGATCAAATTCATACAACAAGAAGGAATAGATTGGAGCATGATAGGCTAAGTGATATTGtgtatgttacatataatttgctTCTTAAATCCAGGTAATATATATTTCATCCTTTCATTTCATATCATTAGATTTTGTATAGTTAATATACTAAGCTTatcatatattgtatttaatcTGTTAGgacggaaagaaaaaaaaaagaaagcaaaagttgCAATATGATCCAATCGATATTGAAAGTATTGATATGGTTGATTTTTGGGTGACAGAAGAGGTTGTTGAAAAAGAGCCTGATCTTCCAAGTAATATTGAAGACTTACTTGGTGAGTATTATAGTTTATTGATCAGACAATAAATTACAATAGCTTTGATCATTAATTTATTGATAATGTGTTATATTTTGTTAGATGAGATTGATGCTGATTTAGatcaaggtggtggtggtggtagtagtaGTACATTTTATGCTGCACTACTTGTTTTTTCGGGTCCAAGTAGTGGAAATGAAGGTGATGATATCAATGACGCAAATCTGTAGCAAGTTATggaggattttgatgattgatgacaaacttggatcattttgatgttgctatgttatgtttgattggttgttttgttttttgacttttgaatttgtatttgaatgtgATTATAACATTCtggtttatgtagtacttttaatttgaatgatattttaaaatttacattagactataattatatttttatgtatttatttatattttatttattatttattataaaacgatTTTTTCGGTTCAACTATGATCAAACCGATTGAACTTATATAAACCAATAAATCAGTAACTAGACCGATTCGATGGCCGGTTCAGTTCTCAGAACTCAGCCAATATTTTGGCTAGTAGTAACAAATTTTACCCGTATGAAAAAAAGATGTTAAATTCGAACAAGAAACTTTCATATATTCGTACAAAAATCAAAGGTTTCAAAGTATCACTACTTATCTTTCTATCTAAATTACAGGTTGAGATTGGGTTTAGAACTTGTGAGTAAGtttgataatatatataatataaacacgAATTAACGTAAAAGatattcaagaaaaaataaaaaaaaaagattaacgaaattaaacaacaaaaaataaaatattaatataaggtTTGACCCACAAAGAATATCCCTAGTGGAGTTGCTAAGCTATCGCAACATCCCTGCTCGGAATTGTGCGACCCGAAAGCCACCGATAAATGAAAAGAATATTAATCATTTTTAAAGAAAATTGTCCCATGAAATTTATAGTCACCACCAATCAATTGGTTTGTAAAAATAGAATGGTTGATTAGATGTTAAAAATGAGAAAAGATATACGATACCAAAGTTTGAGTTCAAGGCCAATAAAGAAGGTACCAACACCCTGTATCATCTATTCTTTGAACAATTAcctttatctattattatttatatattttaattttattggtcTTTAAAATATTTGTCTGCTTTATTTTATGAACTATATCTCGTCAACGTAATTGTGAGaactaatatattaatttttgacAAATTAATGAAACGCGTTTTTTGTTTAGATTTTTCATGAAGTCAAGTTTAATCAAAATTcattattaaatttgaaataaaatcttAGGAATATTAGAAAGAAATAATTTAACCAGTACTCTTATCTtcttctaatttttattattggttaattcaaaaaattataaaatatatcagATTATGATAATATGATATTATTTACAAAAAGATTGATTAAAAAATGATTAGAAAATGTACAGAAGAATAAACTATAAATTATGAGATAAATCATATTATAACCTTAATGTTTAAGTATAATAATTGGTAAAGTGATTGTTTATATGTTAAATATATTTTCGACTTTTAGATAATATAGCTTAGTGGCGGTTCGCATTCTAATCTTCGTTAAGGACCCAGATTCAAATAATTATACATAACATgatgacaataaaaaaaattccttCAGTTAATGTACAAAGCACATGAAGACAATTTAAATTCaacaataaataaatcaaaaagcgaaaaaggaaaaaaaatcgccCAGCCAACATACAAAGCACATGAAGACaagtttaaattcaaaaataaataaataataaaaagatttcTTCAACAAACATATAAAATAGATGAAGACAaatttgaagaaaagaaaatgaaaaagtaaataaataaattaataaacaatTTATTCAGCACTCGATAATATATCAAACACACACAGCAGTCTATAATATATCAAACACGGGCACGGATTCCATATGCCATGTGTGTTTGGCGTTTCGGTGTGCATAACACTTAACTTTGGCATATCGATGCGTCAAAGGACGAGAGTCGttggatctttctcctttttttattcGACGGTATAGATCACTTATTACTTCTCTCTTTTAATTGGTTACTGACTGTTTTTGTGTCAGAAGGGTTGTTTTgcaaaatttaatttcttgctggTATTTTTGTTAGATCCGAATACTAATGgggttatgtaaaaaaaatttatgaattcttAAGTTGAAATTGATT is drawn from Arachis hypogaea cultivar Tifrunner chromosome 12, arahy.Tifrunner.gnm2.J5K5, whole genome shotgun sequence and contains these coding sequences:
- the LOC112730118 gene encoding uncharacterized protein, whose product is MKKHLAKICGDIKKYSKVLYDVEKQMEGLLKEIQKSKTSKRKVSFYEDGTDECEDVINEAIAQEEQQTLSQLPTKEVIGGDPKKKEKTITPPMFAPRTIPGSQPSLKSVFQNKEALHEVDKRVARWLLDCKIPFNAIMSPFFQDMLDGVAGIGPGYKGPSYDTLRVNLLADLKRECQMVVDSYRFAWKETGCTLMADGWTDQRQRTLINFLVYCSKRLCFVKSVDASSMVKNASSLCDLFLEVIEWIGPDNIVHVVTDNAANYVAVGRLINKKFENIHWSPCAAHYLNLILKDISSMPHISNLATRASKITVFVYNHTVFLSWLIQRTDWREIVHPGATHFATVFITLMSIFERKLDLQSLVIDKHFTGQKLGRSANGRAVSAIILDNKFWDECFIACQIVSPLIKLLRLVDADDKPSLGIVYEGMLRSENGIKEMFKHRKAAYQPYTEIINSRWDKHLKKKSSRSSLFLESWLLFSENYREAPNVMQALLDLVTLNCKVNNLDSVEAMKEIHIYRDQKESFDRPEAVRATKKLQPVNNIYEWWRLFGGSAPCLQNMAVRILSQATASSGCERNWSLFDQIHTTRRNRLEHDRLSDIVYDGKKKKRKQKLQYDPIDIESIDMVDFWVTEEVVEKEPDLPSNIEDLLDEIDADLDQGGGGGSSSTFYAALLVFSGPSSGNEVRHDGVRLRRQEIRRRCLLPYTYDSATHHRDLYAVCVAGSNRKISQSLNLTFASMHAFGGLRDRHVIAGISLDPHE